A genome region from Triticum aestivum cultivar Chinese Spring chromosome 2B, IWGSC CS RefSeq v2.1, whole genome shotgun sequence includes the following:
- the LOC123047095 gene encoding probable isoaspartyl peptidase/L-asparaginase 2 — MARWAIAIHGGAGVDPNLPEHRQEEAKRVLARCLQVGVDLLRAGATALDVVEAVVRELETDPCFNSGRGSALTRAGTVEMEASIMDGNGRRCGAVSGVSTVRNPVSLARRVMDKSPHSYLAFDGAEDFARELGLEVVDNSYFITEENIGMLKLAKEANSILFDYRIPLAGADTCSALAAASENHNNNGMVMNGLPISIYAPETVGCAVVDSNGFTAAATSTGGLMNKMTGRIGDSPLIGAGTYACGLCAVSCTGEGEAIIRSTLARDVAAVMEYKGLPLQEAVDFCVKERLDEGFAGLIAVSGTGEVAYGFNCTGMFRGCATEDGFMEVGIWE; from the exons ATGGCACGCTGGGCCATTGCCATCCACGGCGGCGCGGGCGTGGACCCCAACCTGCCGGAGCACCGCCAGGAGGAGGCCAAGCGGGTGCTGGCCCGGTGCCTGCAGGTCGGCGTGGACCTGCTCCGGGCTGGCGCCACGGCGCTGGACGTCGTGGAGGCCGTGGTGCGCGAGCTGGAGACGGACCCCTGCTTCAACTCCGGCCGGGGCTCCGCGCTCACCCGCGCCGGCACCGTCGAGATGGAAGCCAGCATCATGGACGGCAACGGCCGCCGCTGCGGCGCCGTCTCGGGCGTCTCTACAGTTAGAAACCCGGTCTCCCTCGCCCGGCGCGTCATGGACAAGTCCCCCCACTCCTACCTCGCCTTCGACGGCGCCGAGGATTTCGCCCGCGAGCTG GGCCTTGAGGTTGTGGACAATAGCTACttcatcacggaggagaacatcggCATGCtcaagctcgccaaggaggccaaCAGTATCCTCTTCGACTACCGCATCCCGCTGGCCGGCGCCGACACGTGCAGCGCGCTGGCCGCAGCCTCCGAGAATCACAATAACAACGGCATGGTGATGAACGGGCTGCCCATCAGCATCTACGCGCCGGAGACGGTGGGCTGCGCGGTGGTGGACTCTAACGGCTTCacggcggcggcgacgtccacagGAGGGCTGATGAACAAGATGACAGGACGCATCGGCGACTCGCCCCTCATCGGCGCCGGCACCTACGCGTGCGGTCTCTGCGCCGTGTCGTGCACGGGCGAGGGCGAGGCCATCATCCGCTCCACCCTGGCGCGAGACGTGGCGGCCGTCATGGAGTACAAGGGGCTGCCTCTGCAGGAGGCCGTGGATTTCTGCGTCAAGGAGCGGCTCGACGAGGGCTTCGCGGGGCTCATCGCCGTGTCTGGCACCGGCGAGGTGGCGTACGGGTTCAACTGCACCGGCATGTTCAGGGGCTGCGCCACCGAGGACGGCTTCATGGAGGTCGGCATCTGGGAGTGA